The genomic DNA CTACTCACGTTCAACAGATGAGATCGCAATGCTTACATGTTCCCTGTGTTGACAGACGAGCCCAGCTCTTTGACACCGACCACGTCTGGCTCGTGTCAAGGCCCGCAACGAGATCCGTGCAATCTTTAGCGTTTGCTTGTGGAATGTCGAGGTCTGCTCCGTTGTTGAAGGTCGACGCATCGCACATGTTGGATCCGGCAGAGTTGCCAGCGTTTTGTGGGAGAGCAATAGCTGATGCAGAGGCGGCGCAAAGCGCAACTGCGGCGGTAGCGACTTTGAAAAGCATTTTGATGGATGTCTGGGTTCTTGCTGTTGGTACTGGAACGAAGGTCTTTGTCGAAGCTGGCAATGTGTCTTGTTGAAGTGAAAGTTCTGAAGTGGAAGGATGGGCAGTACTTGACTTGCTTTATATCTCCAAGGCGAGACATGGGCTCGATGTCACTATATTTACTGAGACATTCGTATGTGTCGTGCAAGGGGTCGTCATGGTTGAAACCGCACTCCTGGTTTTCTGAAAAGTCTCTGCCGGCAGTTAGGGGTGGCTGTGCAAAAGCCGAAATGACTGCTTTCGCGTGCCCATGCTATAGTGCTCACCGGTGTAGAGGGATCGCACACTCGCATTGGACTTCAAGATACCATGTTGTTGGTGTAAACTTCGTGATCAGATCAAGATTGACCTGCAGCGAGACCTGCCCAGCGTGGTCACAGTGTTGCAATAGCCGATGATTGCATTGATGCAACCAAAACTGGTGTCGGAAGCGACTTGCTGCGAAGCATAAGAGCGGCTTCTATCGGAATGACCAGCATCATTTCTCAGATAAGTCTGTAGTCGTAGTCTTGGAACATGGAAATAGTCAGCACTAAGCACAGCCCGTAGATTTACCAGCCACACTAAAGCTGGTAGTGGAAGCTTAAAAGTAGAGAGCTGCGCAACAGCCAAATAAGGTGTACTAGGGGTGACCTGGAAGCCGGGTATCACGGTCTGGATTCTGCTAGTGTAGCGATACAGTGAGTCCCAGTCGTGCGGTTGTGACATAGCTGCGCCTTAAAACCTAGCACTTGAGGCGGTAGTAGGCGGAGGCAGCTGAGGGCAGTGAACGTCGTGTCAATTGAACAGATTGATCTAGAACTTTCGATGCGCATTCTTTTGGGAGGGTGTCTTGACCTCTGGATTTATACTCCCGCATACTTGTTGCGATTGAAGACGACTTGCCCTGTCTTGTCAACAATCGCTTGTGTTTCGTCGCAAGACTCGACGACAGACCAGACAATAGCCACGCGGCAAGAACGTGGTAAGCAGGGAAGTACTTCGTACTTCACGATCGCAGGTAAGGCGTAGGTCCTGTTATTTCGGGCTGCGCGGCGGCAAGTTtcgtccagcttctccacagCTAAAGGCTAGGGCGAGCTGCGTCTTGGTAGACCTCGCATACGCGTCCTTCCCAAGAGACTAATCCTTCCAGTGCAGACGATTCGAATCTGACATCTGTAGTGCTGAAGTCAACATCCGTACTGCGCAGCATTCAATCAGCCAGTTCTTCGTCGTTGCGCTCGACAACAACATGCAGAGCCGTTGCGACGTTCTGTCCAGCCTTCCAGTTCAGCACCTGTGACTGGTGCTCGATCAGTCGCTCCACCTGGGCCTTCTCATCGAGATCTCTCAAAGAGACAACGTCGGGAGCCGCACCATGCTCAATCAGCCATCGTACCGCATCCGGCTGTTCGAAAAGCACAGCCATTTCGATCGCAGTCAGCCCATCCCCGGTTCTGCTTTCAatgtccttctcgacgaccgTTGCCTCAGCGTTCATTGAGTCAAGCTGGCCAATGTTTACGAGCATTGCTGCTTTAAGAAACACATTCTGCTCTCAACTTGGCTTCGTCGCGCGCTTGCAAGTCGCTGGCCGGTGCCAACTCCTTGCGTCGCCGATGCTCTCAAACCCTTCCCAGAAAAGGAGCTTCCGGGCTTGAGGCGTCGAATTCAGATAGAGGTCTCTTACATTCCAATCCTGAACCAATTCTGCGGCTCATTTCGTGACGGCTGTGCCAACACCTTCTCGGCGATGGCTAGCGTCTCCACTCCCATATCAAAGAGGCTTCCAATCCAGTGGGCCCCGCGGGTGAGATCGAAGACGCAGCCTCCAATCAATTTTGTACCCCGAAATGACTCGATGGGATGAGTCTGTCGCTTCTGCCTGCTGAAGTCAGCTTTGGGGCGACCGTCACATCAGCCTTAGTAGCAACGGAAGTCACGCGAACATTTGTACCCGGCTCCTGGAGATCGCGCCATATCCAATGAGGTCTTCAGTCTGGACTCGATCTGCGTCTTCTGATGGTTTTGACGGTTCTCTTGGCTTTGCAAGTTTGCTAGGTTAACTAGGTATTCTCGGTTTTCCAGGTTAACCAGGTTTTGACGGATAACCTGGTTAACTAGGTTTTCTCGGTTCCCTCGGTTTTCATGGTTTTCCTGGTTAACTAGGTTTTGTCGGTTTTCTCGGTTTTGTCGGTTTTCTCGGTTTTGTCGGTTTTCCCGGTTTTGATGGTTTTCTCGGTTTTGATTGTGTTCTCGGTTTTGATAGTTTTCTCGGTTTTGATAGTTTTCTCGGTTGTGATAGTTTTCTCGGTTTTAATGGTTTTCTCGGTTTTGATGGTTTTGACGGATAACCTGGTTAACCAGGTTTTGTCGGTTTTCTCGGTTTTGTCGGTTTTCCAGGTTAACTAGGTTTTCTCGGTTTTCTCGGTTTTGTCGGTTCTCATCTTTGTGTGAGCGTCTACAACGAGAAGGTCGCTACTCCCTACTTGCTGACTGCTCAAATGCGACATCAGTACTGCTCCCCGTGCCCGAGACAACGAGGCCAAAAGATGGGGTCGTAGCAACTCTGTACTACGAGCCGCATACTTCGATGTGGCGAACATCTTTGCAAAGCATTTCATGCTTGGATCGGTGCCTGGTCCTCAAGCAGAGGCCAGCCTTTCATACCACGCGTTCGCGCCAAGTCGCATGGCTCTCCATTGCTGTTTTCCGTTCATCTAACCCAGAGCAGGAGTCAGTGCAGCTATTCGGCCTGCATTATAAGCGGCCTCGAAATAACAGTCGAGCGAACGCCCTTCTTGAAGCCGGCTCAAGTGGTATAATCGCATTGGCAACGCTTGTTGGTACTTTGTCTTATTATGGGTCATCCACACGGGCTGGGCTGTAATGCTGCCCTTCTGCGTCTCGCCCGAAGACGCTCCGGTAGCATTTCGATACGGAGAAAGACACGCTGTCGCTCGCCGTTgacatgatgatgatgctcgaCGACGAATGCTGGAACTGGACGTGGTGTTGTCCTTCGTCTTGGCAGGAAGCGCGGACCTTTTCCCGAGCCGAAGTGACACAACATCGTCCTCTGCACTTCATTGTCCCAGCAAACTGCCCATTGTCTAATCCCGCGTCCCGCCAGCACTACACCAGCCAGAATTGAGCACTATGAATGCTTTCATGCCCCCATTGGCGAAATGGTCACGCCGGCGACAAGACTACTGCGCGCTGCTGCACGAGCTATGAGCTGTCAGCGGTGGGGACTTCGGCAGTCTGCGCAGATGCAGCACCTGGCTAACCTTGGGACCGCATATGTAAGACCGGCCACTGCGCCGCGGTAGACGTATTTGCAATGCCCAGGTATAGTATGGGGCGGTGAGTATTGCACTTTTCATTCCCTTCGTTCTCAAATTTACATGCAGGAGCGAACTATTCCGGCGAAGCAGAGAACGGCGAGCACTTCAGCTGCTCGAAACCAGGCCACAGTACAGTCCGAGGCCTTAAAGTCACACAGTGAACGCATCTTTCCTGGTACCTGCAGAAACGAGGAGAAAGGAGAGTCACAATGTCGACAATGGATGAGAGCTTCGTAGACGTGGAGAGACCGTAAGCCATACCTTTCGCACCAGTTCCGATCAAAAGCCTCACATCCTGCAGAGCCGACACGCACGAACCTCAAAAAGacacctcctccatctcaaGCTACGAATGGACCTACCTCAACGGCCGCCGCTACGCCTCCAGCTCCCTCGGCCATTACTACATGCCCAACGACGAGCCCGAAATCCAACGCCTCAACGAACAACACTGCATCTCGACCCAAGTCAAAGGAGACAAACTCCACTTCGCTCCTCTACCCTCACCAAACCATCGACCTCTCCGAATCCTCGACATAGGCTGCGGCAGCGGAATCTGGTGCCTCGAAATGGCAGACAAATATCCACACGCAAAAATCACAGGCATGGATGTCAGTCCCATTCAACCTTCAAAGAACAAGCCCGACAATGTAGGATGGATTGTACAAGATATGGAGGGCGACTGGCCATTTCCATCACAGCAAGAGGATGGATCAGAAGGATACTTCGATTTGATACATTTGAGTCTCGTACACGGCTGTGTAGCAGACTGGGACAAATTCATGCAGAAGGTCGTGAAGCATCTCGTGCCGGGAGGATGGGTGGAACATCAAGAGTTCTCGCTTTGCAGACAATACATGCTAGACGCGCAAGGGCAAAAGATCGACATGGGAGAAGATGTGGACAAGTTCCTACCATTCTTCCGATGGAACCGGCTAATGGAGCAGGCAGCGGCGAAGAGAGGGAGACAATTGCAGTTGGGACCACATTTGAAAGACTTCCAAGAAAGAGCAGGGCTGTTGCGAGTGGAGGAGAGGGTGTTCGCGCACAAATGGGGAACCTGGATGGACGATCCGCAAGAGCGAGAGCTGGGAGAGAGGACAATGCTGAGTACGATGACTGGAATGGAAGGCTTCACGACTGCGATGTTTACCAAGTCCCTCGGCTGGAGCTTGGAAGATACAAAGGCTTTTATTGTGGATATCAAGCAGAACATGCGGGACGACTCGATTCGGAAAGTCATCGATTTGCATGTTGTGTGTGGGCAGAAGCCTAGTCTACCCGAGAAGTCGAGTATTGTTGAGGACCGGAGTGGGAAGACATCGCCGTTACTCTCAATCGGAACTGGCGTCCTGGTCGTGGCAGGTGCGGCGTCTTTGTTCTCGTTGTGGTTGGCCCGAAGGCGATAGAACCCACACCCGCTGTGCCCAGCACTCCGTCCGCCTCGCTGCGATCATAGAAGCTTCACTCCACCAAAGTTCACTGCCAGGCGGCAGTGGAATCGCTAGTGTTGCATACCGCATTGATCTACCAAATGATGATCGAATCCAGGATCGCAGCTTTGCGGAGCGGcgtcaacttcttctcgccctGCATCACTTCCTTCATCAAAGATACCAGGCGTCGAGAGCGGCCGTAGTAGGCAAATTCAAGGTTACCGGGCAACTTTGGCAACTCGAATAGCTCGAACAACAATGCGCCAACCTCGTCCCCTTGGTTGGATGGAGAATCTTGTGGCAAGACGTCATCTCCGTTCGCACCACCGTGGGTGCTCATTGATGGCCCCTGGACCATGGCGGGCTGTGCAAGGTAGCTTTCAACTCCGTCGGTACTGTCTTGAACGCCCGCCAGTGAACGCCACGGGTTTCGAAACTGGGGTTGCTCCTTGCGCAGCACCTCGGTCCAGGAAGCCTCCTCGCGCTTGCGCTCCTCCAACGCAGCTCTGACTGTCGCAAGGGCGTGTCCGTGGAGTCTCGCGCCATTGCGCATGTCGGTAATGTATTCATCCACATCCTCGTTCGCTTTCGCTGACAGGTAATGGCTCGTTTCAAGCTGGGACAGCATACCGACAAGCTTGAATTTAGACGGCGATCTGCAGCCCACGCAACCAAGACTTTCGCCTCGCTCATGACAGCGCGTGCCTTCAAAAGCACCAGCAGCTATCTTCTGGAATAGTGCCGAGCTGCACTGCTCTCCCGAGACGCCAAATAGCTCATGCGTGATGTGCCGCCCAAGAATGTATTCCAGTTTGCCGACCCTTATCTGGCCGAATTGGGAATGATGCAATCCTTCGCGCAACATGTGGAGAGCATGTAGCCCTGCGGCGGCCGACATGACTGCTGAGCATCGATTCTCCTCCGAGACCTCTTGACTCAGCTGCCATCGCTCAATCCAGTGCGCTGCAAAATCCTCCAGCTGGAGAACATGCAGCTCGCAGTGGCTCTGACAAATGCCATGAGATTTCGTGTAAGCGACCAGAGCGTTTAGAAAACCGCAGGGGTTCCCATCTTCATCCACCGCGTCAACATCGTACTCGATATGGCTCTTGATGAACTCGTCGAACTTCTTGCGCGCTTGGGCGATACTCGGCGCAGCGCAGATGACCTGATTCGCAGGATTGTCGATGAGATCTCTCATGTAACGGTTCACGCGTCGGCACCTCTGGATGTCCTTGACTGAGAGATATGAGAGAACGGCGAGCTGGAGCTCTGGGGCTAGCATATTGATGAAGTACTCCTTGAATTTGACTTGCTTCGCTGGAGGCTTGCCTGCAGATAGCTAATTGTCAGCGCGAGACTCGAAGTGCCCAATTGGAAGCGGCGGTTGCGCTCGATTGACTCACCAGGCTCCTGGCGTGCTGCCTTGCGCTTGCGGCGCTTCTCGCTGTTTGTCATGTTGTGGGAGTTTCGCGCGCGGGATGGAAAGGCAATGGGAGGaattcgctgctgctgcttcgaccaGGTGTGCGGGAAGCGAGATCGCCGGGTTGGTGATGCAATGTATTGCAGAAGGAGGCGTGGTGACAGCGAGGAGATGGGGAGCTGGCGATGTTGAAGACAAGCCAGCAGTGAAAGACGAGCTGAACAAGAGTGAATGGCGCGCGAAAAGTGGGTCCGCCCTTCACGCGCTTGTCGAAGCCGCGCTTCACTGCACTTCTGCCATATACTAACCGCCAGACAGCTTCTCTTCCCTCCACCTCATGGACTCGCAAGACGTGCGCCTCCAAGGACCACGGCGCGTCAACACAAAGCAGCGCCCGTGACACCGCCGCGACGATGGGTTCCAACAGCTCGCGCATCGAACAAGACCACAACATCGAAGAAATCCATTCGTCACGACCCTCCAGCCCAATCATCCACCACTCCGACGACTCTGACCTCGCGCGCATCCCACAACTACTTCTCAACAATGCCGTGAACACACCCGACGCTCCCGACCATCCCACCACGCTGCTCGACCTCCCTCCGGAAATTCAGCTTCGAGTCCTGTTTATGTTGCCAGCGCGAGATATTCAGAAGTGTCGCCGCATCAGTAGCCACTTTCACGAGCTCATCGACGCGATCGAGAACCACAGCCTTTTCCTGAAGCCGGGCATCAACTACGCGCTCCAGCGTCTGAATGACTCAATCGCCGCCTTCTGCGATTATCCCACGCATGAGCTCGCCAAGGACGGCACTCCGACATCATTCCTTCGCGCATTAgggttcttcttcgacaatgCGCTTCACAACGATGACTTCCACGAAGATTGggacgacgaggatataGAAAAATACAATTGGTTTGGCAAGATGTTCTGGGACCATTGGCACGCCAGCGCAAACCCGCAAGACATTCCGCTTTTGGGCGAAGAGTTGGAAACACTGTGGCCCATCACATTGCATTTCTACGCAGCTGCGTCATACGAGTCCGACCCGTGGGCTCCCAAGGAGAACTGGACGTATGACCACACAAAAGTTCTTCTCTATCATATGGACACTGCACACTATTTGTTCGGCGCCACAACAGCTGAGCAGATTCTGAAAATGTTCGGTGCTGCGGAGAAGAACGAGTTGGAGGGTCGTCCCATTTGTCATTTTGCTCCTCAGCCACCGAAGTACAGGTTGGTCAGGGTTCCGACTGCTGGGAAGTACGAGGATGATGGAAAATATTCTCAGAGGCGTCAAGCTATGGTCAGCAAGTTGGTACACTTGCTCCATGTCCCGTCGTTGCCACACACTGCACCCGTCACCTACTGCACGAAGTCACGTTGGGCCTGGATTTTGATCAAGCTGGCTCTTGAGGATGGAGAAGTACTCAGTCCGATCAAGCGTGCAGCTCTGCTGGAAGAGTTGATCATTGGATAGGGCTGAAGGATGCAGGTACTTCAATGGTGCGGAACTCCCGGCGGCAGTCCTTTCGAGTTGAACATGAATGTGCAAGAGAAAGTTGCGTTGAGCTGGGCAGGAGGCTGGACAATGCTTTTGGGAGCAGTGGGGCTAACTCAGCGCGAGCGACTGATATTGGAATTGGATCGGCGAAACCGATGCTCTGGAGTTACAGAGACTGTGCAGCCGAAGAATTGATTTCGCGCAGAAGGCAGAAAGACGGGCGCTTTGCTTGTACAGAAAGCTACGATACCTTGAataccgacgcttccgaaaCTGCGTTCCTCTCAAATCGGCTCCCAGCACTCGCCCTCTGCCCTTCCCTGGCCCAATTCTCGTCGTCAAGACCTCACTCAACGTACAAATTGCCTACCGCCGGCTCAGCATAAATCGCCGGAACCCCTCTTCCTCCATAGCACGTCTTGCATGCATCCTGCCAACCCTGGTCACCATCGATATCCACATACGTCACTTGATTGGTAATAGAGCCTTTGCCGCAGCGTCTGGTTTCGTCGTCGTAATTCTTACAAGGAAACAGGTGATGGTCCGGCGTAGGGAGtggttcttcgtcctcgcgcTCGCGAACGCCTTTGATCACTTTCTGACATCGATCACAGCGGAATTGGGTCTGAATGGTTTTGCACATGATGAGGCAAGTGGTTTCTCGTTGTAGAATGCCTTTGGCTCGGACTGTGCAGTGAGTCGTCGAAGTTTGACCAACTGGGCAAGTGTCTGTATGAACTTTTGCAGAGCTGAGGGTGCTGGTTGACTCTATATGCCAGTGGTCCGAAGCGAGCATAGATGCAAATTGGCTGCAATGCTGCATTTCTCACCTTGCCACCCACGACGTACCTGCGATCAGCTGCAAGCCACCACGCCTCTCTGGAAGTATGCGCTCGCTGCTTCGAATCGACGTTTCCAGGGATCTGTGTCGCATTGGTCCTTGGATCAATAAGATCCATGTCTGACAAGATgcatatagtctatatactcaCTGGTGTGATGTACGCTGGACGGCTCGGAAGGAAGCCTGAGGTTCTCTCGGAGCTGTGTGCGAACTGCTGTCGTCTCGCAAAAGTGTAACGCAACTCGGCCTTATCTCTGTTCCGAAGCACTACGTCCGGTCTTCCTCTTTCCCAGACAAGACACCTGCAAATAGACATTACAAAGGGCTAAAGGGGTCTTGCGAGGCCATCCTTCCTCGGCATATACTGGAGCAGGCGCGAAGCCCCATTGGGGAACAACATCTCACAGAACGCTAGGGCAGGAAGCGCGAAATTCTGTTCGAGAACAAGCCCTCACACTATACTCGGGCCCGAATCTGACCTCTTTGCTGATTTCTGCAAGGCGAACACCCATGCCACGTTCGAGACCGCTCTTCTGGAATGTCGTCAAATCGCTGATGATATTCTTGGTGCAGCTCTATGCTGATCACTAATGCATCACGATGTGTTGGTAAGCGCTGGGCTGCTATGAGCGCTTTGCGTGCGTAACTTTTATGGCACCCTGCGCTGCACGCACGACAGTGTGAGCCGGGAAGAGCCGTATTTGAACTGTAGTTCTCCGCTAATTGTTGGTTCAAGCTGTTTCGCTTCAACTTTCGCAAAATGCTTCCGGCCATCTTTTCGGCCTTTGAAATGTTGGCTGTCGCCAATGCTGGACGACCAGGCTACCTTGGACCTCAGGAGACCACTCGTCATCTTTCCAGCTTTCCGCCTAGAGCGCATGAGATCTTTTGGTTGTATCGCGGTTGTTTCACCATCTTCTGTGGAAACGCATTCTGGAACATAGTTTGACAAGGGTGTACATAGGGTTTCGTATACACCGTAAGACGACTATATCTGGACTGACAGCAACAGCTCGTCCAACAGATCACAGACTACCGTGTGGAAGAGGGACTGCACACGTCTACACAAGCTCGAACTCAAGCTCATATTTAGCAGTAGCGAGGTGAAGCTTAAGTATACCACCGCCCGATGGGAGCCGCAAGACGGTAAGCCATGAGGACTATATGAGAGCGTTCTTGGGCCACGAGAAGGGACGATAGACCGGCAGAACAACGCACTACACTCCGACACACGAGCCATTCTATCACCGAAATCAAGATGTTGTACTCCGTAGCGACAGCTTTTGTTATATTCGCGAGCTTGTCTGCAGCATCACCAGCTCTACGACAAGACTTGCCATCGGTCAACGAGGCTGGGAACCATATTGCAGCAAGAAACGACGATTCCAGGCTCTCTACAGACGCCGCAAGCGATACACTCAACACGAATGCCGCCTGCGATGACTTCGGCAAGATTCAAGCTGCAGGCTATACTCTCGAAAACAACATTTGGGGTCGGAGGAAAGGTGTAACCTTGGTCGGGAGTCAATGTGTCAACGTTAATAGTATCAAGGGCAATCAGGTCGCATGGACCGCCGAGTAAGTGTTTATTATGATGACCCGGAGCTCTATCAGTCGCTAATTGATTGCAAAGCTTCGCATGGGACAGAGGGGACGGAGGCGTGAAATCATTCCCGAATCTGCAACTCAATCGAAACCCCATACAACTGGGAAAAATAACGAACATGCGTACGACCTTCAACTGGGACCTTTACTGCAATCCGAAGTCAGATATCGGAGCTAGCATCGTCTATGACCTTTTCGCCGGTAAGTCCCAACATCGCAATCGTTAGTACAAAACCATTTGCTAACAACTGAAAAGGCCCTCAGCCCGATGTGAACAAGAAAACAAACGAGATCATGGTCTGGACCGGCGCTCAAGGCGGAAACGGTCCGCTCTCATACAGTTACAACCCGTACGTGGCTATCCGACAGAACATCGAAGTTCCCGGCGTCAGAGGTCGTTGGGACCTGTACAAAGGTCCAAACAGTGGCACAGTCGTGCACTCATTCGTTGCAACGAATGGTAGGGGCACCGGCAAGCAGAACTGGGTTGAACGAAAGCAGTGGACCGGCAATCTGGTCAATTTCATCAAGTACCTGATCCAACAGAAGGAGATTCGGGCAGACTACTGGCTGGTCCAGAGTCAAGCTGGGACTGAGTTGACATACGGCGGTAAGAATCCAGCTCAGAGTCGCAGCTGCAAGTTTGCGGTCAGTCAATTTGATCTCGAGGTTTCTTGAGCAGTGCATGTGTTCACGTGAAGAAGTGGCAGTAAGCTTCCACAAAGGGTTCGTAACGCTCACCTATAGACTAGATTTTCTGTCATAGCAAGAATCGTATGCCGTCATTCAACTTTATTCCGGCCGCGAAATAAAAGATGGAAGGCGTTTTTTGTGAAAGTGACTGTATGCGGAAGTAGCGTTCTTCGAAGGGATGCAAGGGAAAACGCAGATCCGCTCCAC from Cercospora beticola chromosome 3, complete sequence includes the following:
- a CDS encoding uncharacterized protein (CAZy:GH12), with translation MLYSVATAFVIFASLSAASPALRQDLPSVNEAGNHIAARNDDSRLSTDAASDTLNTNAACDDFGKIQAAGYTLENNIWGRRKGVTLVGSQCVNVNSIKGNQVAWTADFAWDRGDGGVKSFPNLQLNRNPIQLGKITNMRTTFNWDLYCNPKSDIGASIVYDLFAGPQPDVNKKTNEIMVWTGAQGGNGPLSYSYNPYVAIRQNIEVPGVRGRWDLYKGPNSGTVVHSFVATNGRGTGKQNWVERKQWTGNLVNFIKYLIQQKEIRADYWLVQSQAGTELTYGGKNPAQSRSCKFAVSQFDLEVS